From one Lolium rigidum isolate FL_2022 chromosome 4, APGP_CSIRO_Lrig_0.1, whole genome shotgun sequence genomic stretch:
- the LOC124650016 gene encoding uncharacterized protein LOC124650016 gives MDGKNFSSGQQAQQAKLDALSPDQGTLTHNADSVTGKVSPVNGHEPVDMNMEAAISADDVMRAGGFGAKDDIGSLLPTAMDSTDFEASLRDARDFEDEQEKPSHPGLGYKATEADGGSKPLEVPPQ, from the coding sequence ATGGATGGGAAGAACTTCAGCAGTGGGCAACAAGCTCAACAAGCTAAGTTAGATGCATTGTCACCTGATCAGGGCACCCTGACGCACAATGCAGATTCTGTCACCGGAAAGGTGAGTCCGGTGAATGGTCATGAACCTGTAGATATGAACATGGAAGCTGCTATCTCTGCTGATGATGTCATGCGAGCCGGAGGCTTCGGTGCAAAAGACGACATTGGCAGCCTCCTACCCACGGCTATGGACTCCACCGACTTTGAGGCCTCTCTGCGGGATGCCCGCGACTTCGAAGACGAACAAGAGAAGCCGTCACATCCTGGGCTGGGTTACAAAGCAACCGAAGCTGACGGAGGAAGCAAGCCATTGGAAGTGCCTCCGCAGTGA
- the LOC124650015 gene encoding translation initiation factor IF-2-like produces the protein MDSGEQAAEESSANRRERLLALRSAAAAAGSSSSSPSAAPPPLPPPAWDLPEPDLTPSSAPRPPARFGFYTNPGAAFSSAAAPHKRKSPDTLLGPSPAPAPPHGRSGNYGNNYPPHQHHMAPSQMEPAPPGTGPWRSPMQFQTPMSEYGGAPPGPPPHWNPHSTSPAQDYYPRSPNFGFRGSNVGRGGNQMNYGPRGSPVNYGPRGSPMNYSPRGSPMNYEPRGSPMNYEPRGSPMNYEPRGSPMNYGPRGSPCSSSGRGRGENYYSGPGSRGRGGRGGSGFQNHSGGQGQMNYYYKSMVDDPWKNLRPIVGSILPTGGGGAKPWHQEPFRTKIDNKADQGRVISTNKPDQGQVISTSTSGLSLAEYLDLSFNEVSNET, from the exons ATGGACTCCGGCGAGCAAGCGGCGGAGGAGTCATCGGCCAATCGCCGGGAGCGCCTCCTCGCcctccgctccgccgccgccgccgccggttcctcctcctcttcgccatctgccgcgccgcctcccctgccgccgccggcctgGGATCTCCCGGAGCCCGACCTGACGCCCTCCTCCGCCCCGCGCCCGCCCGCGCGGTTCGGGTTCTACACCAACCCCGGCGCGGccttctcctccgccgccgccccgcacAAGCGCAAGAGCCCCGACACCCTGCTGGGCCCCTCTCCCGCTCCAGCTCCGCCTCACG GTAGATCTGGGAACTATGGTAACAACTATCCTCCACACCAGCACCATATGGCCCCATCCCAGATGGAACCGGCTCCACCAGGGACTGGTCCATGGAGAAGTCCTATGCAGTTCCAGACTCCAATGTCAGAATATGGAGGAGCACCTCCTGGTCCTCCACCTCACTGGAACCCACATTCTACTTCTCCAGCTCAAGATTATTATCCACGTTCGCCCAACTTTGGGTTCAGAGGCTCTAATGTTGGCCGAGGGGGCAACCAGATGAATTATGGACCAAGAGGTAGCCCGGTGAATTATGGACCAAGAGGTAGCCCGATGAACTACTCACCAAGAGGTAGCCCAATGAATTATGAACCAAGAGGTAGCCCAATGAATTATGAACCAAGAGGTAGCCCAATGAATTATGAACCAAGAGGTAGCCCGATGAATTATGGACCAAGAGGTAGCCCGTGCTCATCTTCTGGACGAGGCAGGGGCGAGAACTACTACAGCGGCCCAGGCTCAAGAGGAAGAGGGGGAAGGGGTGGCTCGGGTTTTCAGAACCATTCTGGAGGGCAAGGTCAGATGAACTACTACTACAAGTCCATGGTTGATGATCCTTGGAAGAACTTGCGACCTATTGTTGGCAGCATACTTcctactggtggtggtggtgccaaGCCCTGGCATCAAGAACCATTTCGTACAAAGATAGATAATAAAGCTGATCAAGGCCGAGTTATATCAACGAATAAACCTGATCAAGGCCAAGTTATATCAACGTCAACATCAGGATTGAGTCTGGCAGAATACCTTGACTTGTCTTTCAATGAGGTTTCTAATGAGACGTAA